From Parambassis ranga chromosome 9, fParRan2.1, whole genome shotgun sequence, the proteins below share one genomic window:
- the gadd45ga gene encoding growth arrest and DNA-damage-inducible, gamma a, with protein sequence MTLEEIHGQENTMENTDRVQSAGAALEELLVAAKKQDYLTVGVYESAKVMNVDPDSVAFCVLATDEEYECDIALQIHFTLIQAFCFDNDINVVRVNDIERLADLVGADETGEPKDAHCILVTSPSANPWKDPALDKLSLFCEERRSVYDWVPTITLPER encoded by the exons ATGACTCTGGAAGAGATCCACGGACAGGAGAACACAATGGAAAACACTGATAG GGTGCAAAGTGCCGGTGCAgccctggaggagctgctggtcgCTGCTAAGAAGCAGGACTACCTGACAGTTGGAGTTTACGAGTCTGCTAAAGTCATGAATGT TGACCCAGACAGCGTGGCATTCTGCGTCCTCGCTACTGATGAGGAGTACGAGTGTGACATTGCTCTTCAGATCCATTTCACCCTCATCCAAGCTTTCTGCTTCGATAACGACATCAACGTGGTGCGCGTCAACGATATCGAGCGCCTGGCCGACCTCGTGGGTGCAGACGAGACCGGCGAACCCAAAGACGCGCATTGCATTCTTGTCACG AGCCCCAGTGCAAATCCATGGAAAGACCCTGCTCTGGACAAACTGAGTCTGTTCTGCGAGGAGAGGCGCAGCGTGTATGACTGGGTGCCCACCATCACACTCCCAGAGCGCTGA